In a single window of the Aquarana catesbeiana isolate 2022-GZ linkage group LG13, ASM4218655v1, whole genome shotgun sequence genome:
- the GREM1 gene encoding gremlin-1 has translation MNRLVYTLGPMFLLFGLLLPNTEGNKKVRGSQGAIPPPDKGQANDSEQSQTHPGNRNGGKGKGQALVAEEVLESSQEALHVTERKYLKRDWCKTQPLKQTIHEEGCIKRTILNRFCYGQCNSFYIPRHIRREEGSFQSCSFCKPKKFTNMVVTLNCPELQPPIKKKRITRVKQCRCISIDLD, from the coding sequence ATGAACCGCTTGGTTTATACATTGGGACCAATGTTCCTTCTCTTTGGACTCCTATTACCCAATACTGAAGGGAATAAAAAGGTTCGTGGATCCCAAGGGGCCATCCCTCCACCAGACAAAGGGCAGGCAAATGACTCTGAACAAAGTCAGACACATCCAGGCAATCGAAATGGAGGAAAAGGTAAAGGACAAGCTCTAGTGGCTGAGGAGGTGCTGGAGTCCAGTCAGGAAGCTCTGCATGTTACTGAGAGAAAGTATCTGAAGAGGGACTGGTGCAAGACACAGCCACTCAAGCAAACAATTCACGAGGAGGGATGTATCAAACGTACCATCCTCAACAGATTCTGCTATGGGCAATGCAATTCCTTTTACATCCCTAGGCACATTCGCCGCGAGGAGGGATCCTTTCAATCCTGCTCTTTCTGTAAGCCTAAAAAATTCACCAATATGGTGGTCACACTCAACTGCCCGGAATTACAACCAcccataaagaagaaaagaattacACGTGTCAAACAGTGTCGCTGTATCTCCATAGATCTGGACTAG